In Blastopirellula sp. J2-11, a single genomic region encodes these proteins:
- a CDS encoding MerR family transcriptional regulator — translation MFTTSEFSRVSGLSIEMLRLLGTQEVLVPAQPDDDEELVAYDQSQLPIARAIYHLGKIQVPLERMKSLFSQNSGKIDIATLLTQQEQAPLPVKKIKKIIAQEAAIEALCSQNDADIEESKVDRLLIAGIRMQGKYTDCGKAYGKIGWQYGRQLSGPAMMLHYDKEYKETDADFEACFPIRKGDSKKGIEVHELQGGRLVSLLHRGPYETLAGSYARLLRYVRARHPGYLLPTRETYVKGPGWLFRGDPEKYLTELQILVA, via the coding sequence ATGTTCACCACCAGCGAATTCTCCCGCGTCAGCGGGCTCTCGATCGAGATGTTACGACTACTCGGGACGCAGGAAGTGCTGGTTCCGGCCCAGCCGGATGATGACGAAGAGCTGGTCGCCTACGACCAGTCGCAGCTGCCGATCGCTCGGGCGATCTATCATCTGGGCAAGATCCAAGTGCCGCTCGAGCGGATGAAGTCGCTCTTTTCGCAAAACTCTGGCAAGATCGATATCGCGACCCTCTTAACTCAACAAGAGCAAGCTCCGCTGCCGGTCAAAAAGATCAAAAAGATTATCGCCCAAGAGGCCGCAATCGAAGCGCTCTGCTCGCAAAACGATGCAGACATCGAAGAGAGCAAAGTCGATCGGCTGCTGATCGCCGGCATCCGGATGCAGGGGAAGTATACGGACTGCGGTAAAGCGTACGGCAAAATTGGCTGGCAATACGGACGCCAATTGAGTGGTCCGGCCATGATGCTCCACTACGATAAAGAGTACAAAGAAACCGACGCCGATTTCGAGGCCTGCTTTCCGATTCGCAAGGGAGACTCCAAAAAGGGGATCGAGGTCCACGAGTTGCAGGGCGGGCGCCTTGTCTCGCTGCTGCACCGCGGCCCGTACGAGACGCTGGCCGGCTCGTACGCGCGATTGCTCCGCTACGTTCGGGCTCGCCATCCGGGCTATCTGTTGCCGACGCGAGAGACCTACGTCAAGGGGCCCGGCTGGCTCTTTCGGGGTGACCCCGAAAAGTATTTGACCGAGCTGCAGATACTGGTAGCGTAG
- a CDS encoding (2Fe-2S)-binding protein: MPIVKFVKEKKEIEVPEGSNLRQVALQAGVNVHQGVNGIGAGVNKVLNCHGLGQCGTCRVLITKGIENASPMRMMEKVKFTVPVGPYLPIPDPIACLAYIGNEETMRLSCQTKVLGDMEVETGPELNLFGENFFS, translated from the coding sequence ATGCCTATTGTTAAGTTCGTCAAAGAGAAGAAAGAGATCGAAGTCCCTGAGGGCTCCAATCTCCGCCAGGTGGCGCTCCAGGCAGGCGTCAACGTCCACCAAGGGGTGAACGGCATCGGCGCCGGGGTCAACAAGGTCCTCAATTGTCACGGCTTGGGGCAATGCGGCACTTGTCGCGTTTTGATCACCAAGGGGATTGAAAACGCCAGTCCCATGCGCATGATGGAGAAAGTAAAGTTTACGGTTCCCGTCGGGCCGTATCTGCCGATTCCCGATCCGATCGCTTGTCTCGCCTATATCGGCAACGAAGAGACGATGCGGCTTTCGTGTCAAACCAAAGTGCTGGGAGACATGGAAGTCGAGACGGGTCCCGAGTTGAATCTCTTCGGCGAAAATTTCTTCAGCTAA
- a CDS encoding P-II family nitrogen regulator yields MKQVIAIVKPYLAEKVLEELSRAPIEALNVREVKGFGRQKSYLDEYSDSEYGQTFLPKVEITIWLDDYRSEETIRRIVQVARSGRMGDGKIFVLPAMSAGEAIDIASTPVTTGKKKK; encoded by the coding sequence GTGAAACAAGTCATCGCTATCGTGAAGCCTTATCTGGCCGAAAAGGTCTTGGAAGAGTTGAGCCGCGCGCCGATCGAAGCGCTCAACGTTCGCGAAGTGAAAGGCTTCGGCCGGCAGAAAAGCTATCTCGACGAATACAGCGACAGCGAATACGGCCAAACCTTCTTGCCCAAAGTCGAGATCACCATCTGGCTAGACGATTACCGCTCGGAAGAAACGATCCGCCGCATCGTGCAAGTCGCGCGCAGCGGACGCATGGGAGACGGCAAGATCTTCGTCCTCCCCGCGATGAGCGCCGGTGAAGCGATCGACATCGCATCGACGCCGGTCACGACTGGGAAGAAGAAGAAGTAG
- a CDS encoding AAA family ATPase, protein MTLNELRRLIARLSNDQKTWRVDFQTRNLTRGEIAEARWLAVVLMRSDLFTNCKVRSEYFQHQSHYDICVAMLQMRNKRIRCDDLPELLRRLAQAGYHEESAIEMLCDVLLCCGQIKNFDDYAKTLQKRFEAHQAAIELSPECGLVRLDIAGGASPFQTLTTDQLIAQQDPLEWLLPGMFVRYEPAVIVGPSKSMKSSIAVDLCAALARGGQFLGQFAVERPFRVGYVSKHDERQALADLARRWSDSSGVDPGNLPNLIWSLAVADASDPAHLDHLRAWIRRHQLEVIVIDPLRLTSTDKQTQAEQLHDLVRCCITAGATPILCCQSRQAIPRNATLATDVSASLDFARQWMLIQRCENYSPGSGQHRLRMSFGGCAGQGGVWGVDIDEGNLEDPQGRSWRVTLRDVESIEAEAAACDAAAQEQKLQAKIRLAITRLDREQATKSKIREQSGISGTKFAPTWDQMIAAGEIAKTSHDPEEKRWAYARYHLADPATPKEKKNPVQSNVFAVAVGSAVRTRSAEKLASNQQGRWSAQRTLLEPSDRRSDASEKNGSVLSNVFVRS, encoded by the coding sequence ATGACGCTCAACGAACTTCGTCGACTGATCGCACGTTTAAGCAATGACCAAAAAACGTGGCGCGTCGACTTCCAGACGCGCAATCTGACGCGGGGCGAAATCGCCGAAGCGCGTTGGTTGGCCGTGGTTTTGATGCGGTCCGATCTCTTCACAAATTGCAAGGTTCGGTCTGAATATTTTCAACATCAGTCGCATTACGACATTTGCGTTGCGATGCTGCAAATGCGGAACAAACGGATCCGCTGCGACGACCTGCCAGAGCTCCTCCGTCGGTTGGCGCAAGCAGGCTATCACGAAGAGAGCGCGATCGAAATGTTGTGCGACGTCTTGCTTTGCTGCGGCCAAATCAAAAATTTTGACGACTATGCCAAGACGCTGCAAAAACGTTTTGAAGCGCATCAAGCGGCGATCGAATTGTCGCCGGAGTGCGGACTCGTCCGGCTCGACATCGCCGGCGGCGCCAGTCCGTTTCAAACGCTGACCACCGATCAATTGATCGCGCAGCAAGATCCGCTCGAGTGGTTGTTGCCGGGGATGTTCGTGCGCTATGAACCGGCCGTGATCGTCGGGCCGAGCAAAAGCATGAAGTCCTCGATCGCCGTCGACTTGTGCGCGGCGCTGGCGCGCGGCGGCCAATTTTTGGGGCAATTTGCTGTCGAGCGTCCGTTTCGCGTCGGCTATGTCAGCAAGCATGACGAGCGGCAAGCGCTGGCCGATCTCGCGCGGCGGTGGAGCGACTCCAGCGGCGTCGACCCGGGCAATTTGCCGAATTTGATTTGGTCGTTGGCGGTCGCCGACGCTTCCGATCCGGCGCACCTCGATCATCTGCGGGCATGGATTCGCCGTCATCAACTCGAAGTGATTGTGATCGATCCGCTGCGTCTCACTTCGACCGACAAACAGACGCAAGCAGAGCAACTGCACGACCTGGTCCGCTGCTGCATCACGGCCGGAGCGACGCCGATTTTGTGTTGTCAGTCTCGCCAAGCGATCCCCCGCAACGCGACTCTGGCGACCGATGTTTCGGCGAGTCTCGATTTTGCGCGGCAATGGATGTTGATTCAGCGCTGCGAAAATTATTCGCCCGGCAGCGGTCAGCATCGGTTACGCATGTCGTTCGGCGGCTGCGCCGGCCAAGGAGGAGTCTGGGGCGTCGATATCGACGAAGGAAATTTGGAAGATCCGCAGGGAAGAAGTTGGCGGGTCACGCTGCGCGATGTTGAGTCGATCGAAGCGGAAGCGGCTGCCTGCGATGCGGCCGCGCAGGAGCAAAAATTGCAAGCGAAAATTCGGCTCGCGATCACGCGTTTAGATCGAGAGCAAGCGACCAAATCGAAAATTCGCGAACAAAGCGGAATCAGCGGAACCAAGTTTGCTCCGACATGGGACCAGATGATCGCCGCCGGAGAAATCGCCAAGACCAGCCACGATCCGGAAGAAAAACGCTGGGCCTATGCCCGGTACCACCTGGCCGATCCAGCAACGCCGAAAGAAAAAAAGAATCCAGTCCAGTCCAACGTTTTCGCCGTAGCCGTAGGGTCCGCTGTGCGGACCAGAAGCGCGGAAAAACTTGCAAGCAATCAACAGGGCCGCTGGTCCGCACAGCGGACCCTACTTGAACCCAGCGATCGCCGGTCTGATGCTTCGGAAAAAAATGGTTCTGTCCTGTCCAACGTTTTTGTCCGGTCCTAG
- a CDS encoding PQQ-like beta-propeller repeat protein, producing MNYRPYGLALLLIFAAMTDFAVGDDWPNWRGPRGDGVSLETDVPLTWSDAENIRWKAELPGWGGSTPVIQDAGLIITSQDDEGRLFLQLFDKNYGSPLRKLEVGSGDVPREAPKRLQQKFHRLHNLASPSPTVHHKWIAAHFGNGILAVYDFEGNEKWRRDLQEEYGAYTIWWGHANSPVIVDGKVISVCMQDSLSDLDQEPVESYLVAHDLQTGELIWKTKRMTGAPAEQADAYTTPLVRKRNGRTELIVMGGNQLDAYDAKTGQQIWFLPGLEGGRTVTGPTIDDKRIYCTRGMRGPTLAVALDEIKTGRVPDTAIVWEEAQSTPDSPSPVVLNGLLFTVTDDGIAVCRDAATGELVWKERLGGKFKASPVAVENRVYFLNTDGLCSVVAAEREFQKLAENKLDDETIASPAISDGCIYIRGRKYLYCIGKAS from the coding sequence ATGAACTATCGACCATACGGGTTGGCCTTACTGCTGATTTTTGCAGCGATGACCGATTTTGCCGTTGGCGACGACTGGCCCAATTGGCGCGGTCCCCGTGGGGATGGTGTGAGCCTGGAGACCGACGTGCCTCTCACTTGGAGTGACGCAGAGAATATCCGCTGGAAGGCGGAGCTTCCCGGCTGGGGCGGTTCGACGCCGGTCATTCAGGACGCTGGATTAATTATTACTTCACAAGACGATGAAGGTCGCCTTTTTTTACAGCTGTTTGATAAAAACTACGGTAGTCCGCTGCGAAAGTTAGAAGTCGGCTCCGGCGACGTTCCGCGCGAAGCGCCAAAGCGCCTGCAGCAAAAATTTCACCGGCTGCACAATCTGGCGTCGCCATCGCCAACAGTTCATCACAAATGGATCGCCGCCCACTTTGGGAATGGAATTTTGGCGGTCTACGACTTTGAGGGAAATGAAAAGTGGCGCCGCGATCTGCAAGAGGAATACGGCGCGTACACCATCTGGTGGGGGCACGCGAATAGCCCTGTGATTGTTGACGGGAAAGTGATTTCGGTTTGCATGCAAGATTCGCTGTCCGATCTCGACCAAGAGCCGGTCGAAAGTTATCTGGTCGCCCATGATCTGCAGACAGGCGAACTGATCTGGAAAACCAAGCGGATGACCGGCGCTCCGGCGGAACAGGCCGACGCCTATACGACCCCGCTGGTTCGCAAACGCAACGGCCGGACCGAGTTGATTGTGATGGGAGGAAATCAACTGGACGCCTACGACGCCAAGACGGGTCAGCAAATCTGGTTTCTGCCCGGGTTAGAAGGGGGGCGAACCGTGACCGGCCCGACCATCGACGACAAGCGGATCTACTGCACGCGCGGCATGCGCGGGCCGACGTTGGCGGTCGCGTTGGACGAAATCAAAACGGGGCGCGTCCCCGATACGGCGATCGTGTGGGAAGAAGCGCAGTCGACCCCCGATTCGCCGAGCCCGGTCGTTTTGAATGGATTGCTGTTTACGGTGACCGATGATGGAATCGCCGTTTGTCGCGATGCGGCGACCGGCGAACTCGTATGGAAAGAGCGATTGGGCGGAAAGTTTAAAGCGTCGCCCGTGGCTGTGGAGAATCGAGTCTACTTTCTGAACACCGATGGACTTTGCAGCGTGGTGGCGGCGGAACGCGAATTCCAGAAATTGGCGGAAAACAAGCTCGACGACGAGACGATCGCATCGCCAGCGATTTCGGACGGCTGCATTTATATCCGCGGCCGCAAATATTTGTATTGCATCGGCAAAGCGTCATAA
- a CDS encoding STAS domain-containing protein → MNESTLMLSSREGDLVKVTLLPEELRTPEDCYDLRNEMITASTDCRAVLIDFGNVTFMSSVGLLSFLGLRRAVAERDVRIIFFNLSDNLDAMLTLCRLISDSPHAKAPFETAKDEAAAIAQAS, encoded by the coding sequence GTGAACGAAAGCACTTTGATGTTGTCCTCCCGCGAAGGGGACCTGGTGAAAGTAACGCTTCTGCCAGAGGAGTTGCGAACTCCGGAAGATTGTTACGACCTGCGAAACGAAATGATCACCGCGTCGACCGACTGTCGCGCGGTGTTGATCGATTTTGGGAACGTGACGTTTATGAGCAGCGTCGGCCTGTTGTCCTTTTTAGGACTCCGCCGCGCCGTGGCCGAACGAGACGTCCGGATTATCTTTTTCAATCTGTCCGACAACTTAGACGCGATGCTGACGTTGTGTCGGCTGATTTCGGATTCTCCTCACGCGAAAGCGCCGTTTGAGACGGCTAAAGACGAAGCGGCCGCAATCGCCCAAGCCTCTTAG
- a CDS encoding aminotransferase class V-fold PLP-dependent enzyme gives MTVASQHADKLDIEAIRADFPILHQTVHGKPLVYLDNAASSQKPRQVIDAMREVDERFYANVHRGGHQLSNESTSMYEESRAAAQRFLGAKSKNEVIFTYGTTSAINMVAHAWGSANLTPGDEILLTEMEHHSNLVPWQQIAQLTGAKIKALPITNDGLLAMDELPGLLSERTKIVAVSAASNVLGTINPVTEIVRQAHEVGAVVLVDAAQAAPHKPIDVVAWDADFVAISAHKMVGPSGLGILYGKQALLEAMPPFLGGGSMINTVTIDSFTPAMLPAKFEAGTPPITAAIAFKAAIEYLESIGLDHILAHEQMLADYAHQLLADVPGLRILGPAPQQKAGIVSFTVDGISPNDIGMMIDTAGVAIRAGHHCAMPLHARYGIASSARASFYLYNTREEVEIFVAAVRKALAILS, from the coding sequence ATGACGGTTGCCTCTCAGCACGCCGACAAACTAGATATCGAAGCGATCCGGGCCGATTTTCCGATCCTGCACCAAACCGTGCACGGCAAGCCGCTGGTTTATTTAGACAACGCCGCCTCGTCGCAGAAGCCGCGTCAAGTGATTGACGCGATGCGCGAAGTGGACGAGCGGTTCTACGCCAACGTCCACCGCGGCGGTCACCAGCTGAGCAACGAGTCGACGTCGATGTACGAAGAGTCGCGCGCCGCAGCGCAGCGATTTTTGGGCGCCAAATCGAAAAATGAGGTGATCTTCACCTATGGGACCACCTCGGCGATCAACATGGTCGCTCATGCTTGGGGGAGCGCCAATCTGACTCCCGGCGATGAGATCCTGTTGACCGAGATGGAGCATCACTCCAATCTCGTCCCTTGGCAGCAAATCGCCCAACTGACCGGCGCCAAAATCAAAGCGTTGCCGATCACCAACGATGGCCTGTTGGCGATGGACGAGCTGCCGGGCTTGCTTAGCGAGCGCACCAAAATAGTCGCCGTTTCGGCTGCTTCCAACGTATTGGGAACGATCAATCCAGTCACCGAGATCGTGCGTCAAGCGCACGAAGTCGGCGCGGTCGTGTTGGTGGACGCCGCCCAAGCGGCTCCGCACAAACCGATCGATGTGGTCGCGTGGGACGCCGACTTCGTGGCGATCAGCGCTCACAAAATGGTGGGCCCATCAGGGCTCGGGATCTTGTACGGCAAGCAAGCGCTGCTGGAAGCGATGCCTCCCTTTTTGGGTGGCGGCAGCATGATCAACACGGTGACGATCGATAGTTTTACGCCGGCGATGCTGCCTGCCAAATTTGAAGCAGGCACGCCGCCGATCACCGCGGCGATCGCTTTCAAAGCGGCGATTGAATATCTGGAGAGCATCGGTCTCGACCATATCCTCGCGCATGAGCAAATGCTGGCCGATTACGCGCATCAGCTGCTGGCCGATGTGCCGGGATTGCGAATCTTGGGTCCGGCGCCGCAGCAAAAAGCGGGCATCGTCAGCTTTACGGTCGACGGCATCAGCCCCAACGACATCGGCATGATGATCGACACTGCCGGCGTCGCGATCCGAGCCGGACATCACTGCGCCATGCCGCTGCATGCTCGCTACGGTATTGCATCAAGCGCCCGCGCCAGCTTTTACCTTTATAACACGCGAGAAGAAGTCGAGATCTTTGTCGCCGCGGTACGCAAAGCGCTGGCGATCTTATCGTAG
- a CDS encoding TfoX/Sxy family protein produces the protein MPYDEQLAARVRGLLQRKRGVTEKKMFGGLAFLLNGNMCVGVSRDELIVRIGPDAYEEALEAEHVRVFDFTGRPMRGWIVIDEAGLVQFAAVKNWTDRAFDFVKTLPKK, from the coding sequence ATGCCGTATGACGAACAACTTGCTGCCCGCGTTCGCGGGCTGCTGCAGCGCAAACGAGGCGTTACCGAAAAGAAAATGTTCGGCGGGCTCGCATTCTTGCTGAACGGCAACATGTGCGTCGGCGTCTCGCGCGATGAGTTGATCGTGCGGATTGGACCAGACGCTTACGAGGAGGCGTTGGAAGCAGAGCACGTTCGCGTGTTCGACTTCACCGGACGCCCTATGCGCGGCTGGATCGTGATCGACGAGGCCGGCCTGGTTCAATTCGCCGCAGTCAAAAATTGGACCGACCGCGCGTTCGACTTTGTAAAGACGCTGCCGAAGAAGTGA
- a CDS encoding DinB family protein, whose product MRAIDLLRHNFEMTESWTTPILEDLRETPLAAATPGGNHALWIYGHLTFCEGLIARQFVLGEPNEFADWMPILGPESRPEEDADIYPSWETIATRFRQARDRTLAWLETQSDDDLDLPCKAPPEGLEAVFSSRGAGISIVISHWWNHRGQLCDIRKALGRRPLFR is encoded by the coding sequence ATGCGCGCCATCGACTTGCTTCGCCACAATTTTGAAATGACCGAATCGTGGACGACGCCGATTTTGGAAGATCTGCGTGAAACGCCGCTCGCCGCAGCGACGCCTGGCGGAAATCATGCTCTGTGGATCTATGGGCATCTCACCTTTTGCGAGGGTCTGATCGCGCGGCAGTTTGTGTTGGGCGAGCCGAACGAATTCGCCGACTGGATGCCGATCCTCGGTCCCGAGAGCCGGCCGGAAGAAGACGCCGATATTTATCCCTCCTGGGAAACGATCGCGACCCGTTTTCGTCAGGCCCGCGATCGAACGCTCGCCTGGCTTGAGACGCAAAGCGATGACGATCTGGATCTGCCCTGCAAAGCGCCGCCGGAGGGGCTGGAAGCGGTCTTCTCGAGCCGCGGCGCCGGCATCTCGATCGTGATCTCGCACTGGTGGAATCATCGTGGGCAACTTTGCGACATCCGCAAAGCGCTCGGTCGCCGGCCCCTCTTTCGCTAA
- a CDS encoding SRPBCC family protein, which yields MKLVLRSLIALAVLIAIPFFIALFMPRQFTITREVVIQRPKEEVFDFIKLLKNQEQFSVWAKLPGEREVTIRGEDGTRGAVIAWKSDDPNIGVGEQEITGIKPGERIDYLIRFTKPFTSTDPAYLQTDFVNKNETMVTSVYIGTMNYPSNLFCIFVQEMIGDQMQISLDNLKQVLENQPSEPPAI from the coding sequence ATGAAACTTGTCCTCCGCAGCCTGATCGCATTGGCGGTATTGATTGCGATTCCGTTTTTCATCGCGCTGTTCATGCCGCGTCAGTTTACGATTACGCGTGAAGTCGTGATTCAGCGGCCCAAGGAGGAAGTGTTTGATTTCATCAAGCTGCTGAAGAATCAGGAACAATTCAGCGTGTGGGCCAAGCTGCCTGGCGAGCGCGAGGTGACCATCCGCGGCGAAGATGGGACGCGAGGCGCGGTGATCGCCTGGAAGAGTGACGATCCGAACATCGGCGTCGGCGAACAGGAAATCACCGGGATCAAGCCAGGGGAGCGGATCGACTACCTGATTCGCTTCACCAAACCGTTCACGTCGACCGATCCCGCCTATCTGCAGACGGACTTTGTGAACAAGAACGAGACGATGGTGACGTCCGTCTATATCGGCACGATGAACTACCCCAGCAATCTGTTTTGCATCTTCGTTCAAGAGATGATCGGCGATCAAATGCAGATCAGCTTGGATAACCTAAAGCAGGTGCTAGAAAACCAGCCGAGCGAACCGCCCGCGATCTAA
- a CDS encoding GNAT family N-acetyltransferase — MCAVQASPLSKSIQSSSSRSSKAPHLVVDRATQGDSFPIFEMMQRALLRPSENEFHIEQERPGYDPGQRIVCRAENQVGGQIVGHVRVIRRKTRLADRIATTLHVDELATAPEFRSRGVAAQLLAEVDAELQRCGAECAVYRTDSPDYLARRGWTALSSQTRSQGDPAQILANLQQPLPSRNWDDDISETSRLSIRLYRQVEFAGLTSLYERRFNDLLGAAVRTQEQWRWLLDRRGFQQLYVAIDGGNKLALDDDSKIVGYAMTGNSQVLEIVTAPGREDVATELLRRICGDAMERDQRAIYYHAPAADPLHRAVRSAAPPQRPVSNSTVMVRWRHPLQSLAEHAERFRANLVKAGYPLPCDLGLHVEGEKHSLHFTERSGSLSDGKLGRSFIRLTQNDLVRLLCGDLNVPQAIDRGDIFASTKMATDAAVAALKMPSLWFPPLEDAAAI; from the coding sequence ATGTGCGCGGTCCAAGCCTCGCCTCTCAGTAAGTCGATTCAATCGTCTAGTAGTCGCTCCTCCAAAGCGCCCCATCTTGTCGTCGACCGAGCGACCCAAGGAGATTCGTTTCCCATCTTCGAGATGATGCAGCGAGCGCTGCTTCGCCCGAGCGAAAACGAATTTCACATCGAACAAGAACGCCCCGGTTATGACCCAGGCCAACGGATTGTTTGCCGTGCTGAAAATCAAGTTGGCGGGCAGATCGTTGGCCACGTGCGGGTCATCCGCCGGAAGACGCGCCTGGCCGATCGCATCGCCACCACGTTGCATGTGGACGAACTAGCGACGGCGCCAGAATTTCGCTCGCGCGGCGTCGCCGCCCAGTTGCTGGCCGAAGTCGACGCCGAACTCCAGCGCTGCGGCGCCGAGTGCGCGGTTTACCGCACCGATTCGCCAGACTACTTGGCGCGCCGCGGCTGGACCGCGCTCTCATCGCAAACCCGCAGCCAGGGCGATCCGGCGCAGATTTTGGCCAACTTGCAGCAGCCTCTTCCCTCGCGAAATTGGGACGATGATATAAGCGAGACCTCGCGCCTGTCGATCCGGCTTTACCGTCAGGTAGAGTTCGCCGGGCTCACATCGCTGTACGAACGCCGCTTTAACGACTTGCTAGGCGCCGCGGTTCGCACCCAAGAGCAATGGCGTTGGCTGCTGGATCGCCGCGGCTTTCAACAGTTGTATGTCGCCATCGACGGCGGCAACAAACTAGCCCTGGACGACGACTCGAAGATCGTCGGCTACGCGATGACCGGCAACAGTCAGGTGCTTGAGATCGTCACGGCGCCCGGTCGCGAAGATGTTGCGACCGAATTGCTGCGGCGTATTTGCGGCGACGCGATGGAACGCGATCAACGCGCCATCTATTATCACGCGCCGGCGGCTGATCCATTGCACCGAGCGGTTCGCAGCGCGGCTCCGCCGCAGCGTCCAGTCTCGAACTCGACGGTGATGGTTCGCTGGCGACATCCGCTACAATCGCTGGCCGAACATGCCGAACGTTTTCGCGCCAATCTCGTCAAAGCCGGCTACCCTCTACCATGCGACCTGGGGCTGCATGTCGAGGGAGAAAAGCACTCGCTCCACTTCACTGAGCGGAGCGGTTCGCTCAGCGACGGCAAGCTGGGGCGCAGCTTTATTCGTCTGACGCAAAACGATCTGGTTCGCCTGTTGTGCGGCGATCTGAACGTCCCCCAGGCGATCGACCGCGGAGACATCTTCGCTTCCACCAAAATGGCGACCGACGCAGCCGTAGCCGCGCTAAAAATGCCGTCGCTCTGGTTCCCACCGCTGGAAGACGCCGCGGCGATCTAA